TTAAGATCTAACATAGAACCTATCTTGGGTCTTTACTTGAGTTTAATCTATCTTTTACTTTATAAATAGTGCTTCTTCTTTATTCAATTAGTTCTGGCTTCTTATTTTTCTATAAAAATGAAATAAAACTGTACAAGTTCTACAAGTATTGCTGCTGCGAGGGTTTTCCAAAGCCATTGCCTTTGATGAATTATTTGAAGTTGAAGATTCTCAATTTCAAGGTTAAATTTCTGTTCCTCCTGCTCTTCTTTTCTTTTTAATTTCTCAGCATTTTGGGCTTGATTTTCCAGGAAATCTTGGTAGGATTTAAATTTTAATGATAATGGGCTTGGAGTAATATAATTACTACTTCTTTTTGGCTCTGAATTTAGTAGCCCTTGGTAAACCAATAATTTAATTACCATTTCAACATCCTTTATTATCCTCGGATCATTTTGTTGGTCTATTGTCAAAATGTTTTGTGCATACATCAAATCAGGTAGACCACCTGTTTCTTTAGCTTTTTCAAAAATTTTCTCAGCTAACTCAATTTGAAAATTATCCATTTTTTAAAAATTAAAATTTTCAGAATTTAAAATTTATTTAGTCTTGAGGAATTGTTTATTCCTATAGAACACTGGGTGAGATTCCAAATCCCACCCAATTGTCCAAACAAATTTGAATTTGGTTGATTCCAAATCACTTCACAAACAAAACTCCCACACCCTTCTCCGTAGCCAACTTATTAAAGGCTGGGATGGCGGTTTGAAGGAGGCGCTCAGCTTCGGCTTTGAGCGGTTTCCATTCTTCCATTAGTCGGGCATATTCGGCTTTCGTCCCTTCATTGATTCTAGGAATACTGCTTTCTCCATGATTCATCATAAACATAAAGTTGGCGGTAAACTTATTCGGGAAGTTTTCGACATCGTCGTAAGCAGTAGATCTCCGCTGAACCATCGCCTCATCCCAAGTTTGGAGTTCCTTGATCAAGGTTTCGCCTGCATTTTTCAAATCCTTGTATTCGGACTTTTGGTCCAGTTTTTTAACCAGGTCTGCAAGTTGGCTTTGGTAATTTTTGGCGGTATTTACTAGCGTATGCATGGTGGTCACTTCAGCCTCCAAACTGCTCATCCATTCATGGTAAGCTTGGTAATCTGCAGGAGTCAGGTTATAGCCTGGAATGTCCGCGATTTCACCTTTAGCTTCTACCGATACGCCGCCTGCACTTAATCGAAGCGTGTAGGTTCCTGGGATTGCCTTGTGGCCTGAATAGCTGGACTCGATGTAGGCGGTAGGAATTCCCGGAATGGTGGGATACCGGAGATTCCATACAAACCGGTTAGGTCCTTTTCGGGTAGAAAGCTTCGGATCAGGAGCTGGAGCACCTTCATAAGATTGGTAATCCGGGTTTGATTTAGAACTGAGTTTTCGAACGAGATTTCCTTTGGAATCTAGAACCTCAAGGATGAGTTCAGTGCTATCGGCGAAGGTTTCAGGAAGGTGGTAATTGATAACCATGCCGTTTGCTGGATTGTGTCCGTGGAAAGGATGAGTTCCGGTGAATCCATCCAGATTTCCTCCGTTCATGCTCGAATACCAATTGCCTAAAAGTACCTTTTCTGGGGTGTAGAGGGTGATTTTATCTACTTTAGACTGAACCTCTCGGACGATATTCAGTTCGTCCAGAATCCAATAAGATCTACCCGAAGTGGCTACGATCAGGTCATTATGAGCAACTTTCAAATCGGTGATTGGCGTGACAGGGAGGTTCAGCTGGAAAGAAGTCCAAGTTGCGCCTCCATCTCTGGAAAGATACATTCCCTGTTCTGTTCCTGCGAAAAGGAGATCTTTTTTCTCAGTGTCTTCTCGAACCACTCGGGTGAATGCGCCGTATGGGATTCCCTTGGAAATATTCGTCCAGGTTTTTCCGTAATCGGTGGTTTTGTAAAGGGCCGGTGTGTAGTCATTGAACTTGTATCGGGTGGTGGCGATATAAGCTGTCGCTGGGTCATTTGGAGAAACATCAATCGCATTGACCAAGCATTCCTGCAGTCCTTTGGGAGTCACATTCGTCCACGTTTTTCCTCCGTCACGGGTGAGTTGAACCAGCCCGTCGTCGCTACCTGTCCAGATTACCCCAGCTTCATGTGGGCTTTCGATCACATAAGCGATGGTGCCGTAATTTTCTGCTCCCACGGCCTCGTTGGTAAAAGGTACGCCACCTTTTCCTTGTTTGGCTTTTTCATTTCTTGTCAAATCAGGGGAAACTTCTGTCCAGGTTTTACCCCAATCTGAAGTTTTGAGTAATACCTGTGCGGCATGATAAAAGGTGTTGGGTTCATGCTGAGACCAAATAATCGGAGCATTCCAATTGAAGCGATATTTCATGTCCTTGGCATCCATGCCTAAGTACTGAATCGGAGCAGCCATGATATTGGTCGATCCTTGCGTCTGCATATCTAAAACTTCGATCGTTCCCTGATAGCTTCCTCCCAAGACATAGCGAGGATCATCTGGATCAAAGGCCAAGAAGGCAGACTCTCCACCCGCTGAATAATTCCAATGCTCTTCCGTGATTCCACCCCGACCCAATGCCATACTTGAAATGACCACCGAGGTATTGTCTTGCTGTCCTCCATAAATTCGGTAAGGGAACTGGTTGTCTACATTGATGCGGTAGAATTGAGCTGTTGGCATATTGCTTTGAACAGACCAGGTCTTGCCTCCATTGAAGGAAATAGAGCCTCCGCCGTCATCGGCCAAGATCATGTTATTTGGATTTTTGGGATTAATCCAAAGGTCATGGTAATCGCCATGTGCGCCGTCCACGTCCTCAAAGGACTTGCCCCCATCGATAGATACTAGCATCGGAGCACTTTGCACATATACTTTATGCTCATTGGCGGGATCTGCAAATACTTCGATGTAATACCAGGCCCGCTGGGTGAGTCGATTGCTTTTATTGATCAAGGTCCAGCTTTCGCCTCCATTATCGGAAACAAAAAGACCTCCCAAATCTTTGTAAGTGTCACTTTCGATCAAGGCGTAGACCTTGTCGGAATTTGCCCGAGAAACCGAAACGGCCATTTTTCCTTTTTCAGCAGGAAGTCCAGTTTCGATTTTTTTCCAAGTTTTTCCGGCATCTGTGGATTTGTAAAGGCCAGAACCCGGGCCACCAGATTTCACCTGCCAAGGGAATCGTTGATGCTCCCACATGGCAGCATAGAGAATCTCCGGGAAATTCATATCCATGGAAAGTTCAACCGCTCCCGTCATATTGTCCACAAAAAGTGTTTTCTCCCAAGTTAGTCCACCATCGAAAGATCGATAGATTCCACGGTCTTCGGTTGGTGCATGAAGCGCGCCTTGAGCGGCAACATAGACGACGTCGGGATTGGTGGGGTGAATTTGAATTCTGGAAATGTGTTGTGTCTTTTCAAGACCTAGTTTTTTCCAGGTTTTGCCCGCATCGGTGGATTTGTAGACGCCATCCCCATAGGAGGTCATGACACCTCGAGGGGCATGCTCACCCATTCCCACATAGATGATGTTGGGGTTGCTTTCCGAAACGGCAACGGCTCCAACCGAACCTGTGGTGAAATAGCCATCGGAAATATTCTCCCAGTGTTGGCCGGCATCGCTGGTCTTCCAAAGTCCGCCTCCTGTGGTTCCGAAATAATAGGTGAGCGGGTCATTGACCACACCGGTAGCAGTGACAGATCGGCCACCCCGGAACGGGCCAATATTTCGGTATTTGAGCGGAAAGCTCGAATCAAAAGTTTGGGAGAAAGCAGAAATGCTTCCAAGCAAAAGGAAAATGGAAAGGATTCGTTTCATGTAAGACTGGTGGTTTTGAACAAGGAAGTTAGACAAAACCAAAAATAAATCAGAAGAAGAATCCAGAAAGTCCAAGGAAGTCCTCCGTTTGGGTGAGTGGGGGCGGGCTGTAGTTCAAATTATTCGAGGTCTCGAATGACTTTTAAAACAAAGAAGCCCGATCAGGTGAATGATCAGGCTGAGTTGGTTTAGTTATCTAAAGGGCTTAATTATTTTTCTCTCGGCTTTTACCTCTGCCAGAGGACGAACTTTGAGTTCTGGCTGGAGCTGAACTGGAAGATCTTGCCGGAGAGGAAGATTTCACCTCTGTTCGGCCTTGGCTTCGAGTAGGAGCAGAGGTCCGAGTTTCGGTAGGTCTTGACGGAGCGCTTCTTACGTTTGGAGCGGATTGAGTTCGCTGCTGAGGCTGACGAACGTCCGAACTTCGAGCCGGTGCGCTATTTCTTGGATTCACCGCTTCCCGGTTGGAGGAAGGAGAAGAACTCCGAACTTGACTTTCTCGAGAAGGAGCAGGTCTGGTTTCCTGTCTGCTAGGAGCAGTTGATCTGGTGCTAGGACCTGAAGTTCCTCTAGTTCTGGTTTCCGCAGGTGCCTGCTTCAAATCAAAGCTGCCTTGATTGCCTCTACCACTTGGACTTGCCTCTCTTCTTGGGGAAGGGTTTTCGTAAGCTCCCCGATTGGTGGAGGATCCGCTGGAAGTCGCTGGGCCCACTTGTCTGCTGGAGCGAGCACTTCTGACCTCATTGGCATCCATCACCCGAGAAGGTCTTGCCTCGGCAGTTCTTCCTCTGGATTCATTGATTTCAGGACGGTAAAGTCTCACTTCATTTCTGGCAACCGCAGCTCTTCCCGGAGCTTCTGAAGATCGGATGTTGTACACAGGGACGGCTTGTCTGGTCACCCGTTCCACTTCTCTTCGGCTTGGTCCAGCGTAAACGGAATAGTTGTTATATACTACGGTATTGTTCACCACAGTAGTCCGATTGATGATTTTAATCTTGGTGCGGTGATGCGCATAAGGCGAATAGAAGCCCCAAACATTTTGATGGTAGATTCGGGCAGTTGGAATAAATACCCAGTGACGGGTTGGAATATTGATTCGAACGTTGATCGATACCCCTGGGCCAAGAGGAGCCCAGCCGTAGTATCCGCCCCCTGATCTCCAGCTTACCCAAGCCGGTGCCCACTCATAGCCAGGGATCCAAGCCCAGCTTTGGTAGTAGTCGTCAAAATACCATCTACCGTAGTGGAAGGTTGCCCATCCCCAGTCGTAATCAGAGACCCAGGTGTTGCCATATTCGGTCATTACCCAATGTCCGTTGGTTCCATAAGGATGGAAATCATCATAGACGGCAGGCAGCCAAATGTATCCATAGCGCGCATCCTTCACCCAATCTCCGAAGGGAGTCAAGGCATCGTAGAAAACTTGGAAGGAAACGCCAGAGTAAGCGTGGTTTTCAGCTTTGGCATTGAGACCTGAGCTGAAAAGCAGAATCAGGCCAAGTGCCAGTCCGCCAAGTCCGGTTTTGTTTAGGATAGTTTTCATGGTATGTATTGGTTAGCGTGAGTAAAATTTTCCCTTGTGTTTACTTCTCTTGAAAAGAAGATGCGCACATCAGTTAATTGGTTGCATCGATTAGTTCGAAAATCAGGCCAATTGATAGAAATAATTCGAAAAGTAGGGGGGTAAGGTTATTTTAATTTTGAATAAGTAGCGATCATAAAAATCTACTTTTATTAAAAATTTAAAAAAGATAAAAAATTTTATTTCAATTATTCAGGAACCTAAGGTGGGCTAAGCTCTTTTTTTGCCTTGGTCTTCTTTTTTACGGTTAAATTTTGTTTTGAGTTGGGGGGATTTGAAAAAGTATCGCTTCGAAAAAAAAATATTTTTTTTCGAAATTTTTGATTTCCACCCTCAAATCAGGTGTGGTCCATTGCGTTTTTATTTCTCCATGATCTAAAAATTGGAATTACTTAGGGATTCGAATTTCAAAAGTGGCTCCCAGATTTTTGCCTTCGCTATTCCCTTTGAGCGAACCGGAATGTCGCTCGACAATTCTTCGGCTCAAATACAATCCGATTCCTGTGCTTTCTTCGCCCAGCGTTCCCTTTCTTCCCATCTCTGTAAATCGCTTAAAAAGTCGCTCGGAGGCTGATGGAGAAAAGCCCACCCCGCTATCTTTTACTTGAATCTTGACAAAGTCTAGTTCATACCCTGCCGAAATGGTGATCTTCTGATCGGGGTTGGAAAATTTGCAGGCGTTATGAATGAGGTTTTGGAGAACTTGCCCAAAAAGTTCGGGTTCGACTTTTACGCTTAACCCTTTCGAAATCTCCAATTGAATATCCAAATTCTTTTGAGCAATCGTTCCATCAAGAGTTTCCAGTTTCTGCTGGATCAGGTCATTCAGGGAGATGATTTCTTTTTGGTCTTCGATAATTTCGATTTCCTCGCGTCGTAATTGTTCCAAAAGAAAGCCCAGCAGGTCGATTTGCTTTTGGGTTTCCTTCTGAATCATTTTCATATAATCCTCAATTTCGGGGTCTTTATTTTCGGAGATCGCCAATTCCACTAATCCCAAATTTCGATTGATCGGAGATCGTAAGTCATGGGATATCAAGTCGATCATGTCATTTTTGGCTTGCACAAATTCATCCATGGTCATCAGCGTGCTCTGCACTTTTTGCATCAAGACTCCAGCTTCATCCTTATAGGTCACGGGTAAATTGGGGAGCTCCCGTGTCCGGACATACTTCTCAAGGGCATTCTTGCTTAAGGTCAAAGGGACCAAGAGGTGGTTCAAAATGTAAAGTGTTATTCCTGTAGCGATCAGGGTAAAGATCAGGACCCAAAGGATCACCTGACCTTGACTTAACTGCCCGTGGTTTCCGAGCAGAATGTAAAAAATGATTCCAATCAAGGGAATATGAATTCCCAAAAAGGCGATAAAAAGAAACTTGTAACTGTATTTCGATAAGGGCTTAACTTGAGAAAGTGAATGGTAGATATGCATGGGATAAAATGGATAAGTAGCGACTGCTTGAGTTGAAAATTACGGGGCAAGGCATGAGATTGGATTTTTAAATAAAAGAACTGCAGTGATTTAGTAATGAATGGCAGTTTTTTCAGCCAAAATGATCCTTTAAAAGACTCATCTAAGGATTAATTCTGCCAGCTTCCCCATGTTTGAGAAACGGGATTCAGGTTTTCTAAGATTAAAAAAGTGAAGAGTTTACAGGAATGGAGATTTCGAGTTCTTGAAAAAATTAAAGGGGGTAACGTTTAGTATATGCGTAGTGCGACCGTTTAGGGAGCATTATCGCATATAAAGTGTTATGCCTTCGCCCTTCTTTTTGTCGTATTTTTCAGTGCCCAATTGCATTGAAAAAGTCTTTTAATTTTTGTCGGTCAAGTTGTCCTTCTGTCCGAACACTACTACAAAGGTCAAGCCCAAAAGGTTGAACTGTTTCGATTGCTTGTCTTACGTTGTTTTTGTTTAGTCCGCCTGCAAGGAACAAAGGAATTGGAATTGCTTTTCTTATTTCTCGGCTCAATTCCCAATTATGAGTTCGTCCTGTTCCGCCTAATTCCTTAATAGACAAGTTTGGATTTCCACTGTCTAATAAAATAGCATCCACATACTTAGATACTTCGATTGCTTCCTTTACAGAATTTTCGTCAATAACGTGAATTACTTGAACCAATTTCACATTTGGCAATTCGTCTCGCAGTGATTGATACTCTTGTTTTTCCAATTCGTCAACAATCTGAATTGTCGTAGTATTTACTCTCTTATAATGGTGGATTATGTTTTGTGGTTTTGTTTCACTCGTTAGCAAAAAAGTTGAAATAGGTGGTGGAACTGCCTTGGCAATTTGATAAATGAGTTCATCTCCAATTACACCTGGGCCACTTGGCATATGACCAACCAAACCTAATGCAGAAGCACCGTATTCAACGGCTAATTTTGCTTCTTCAATACTGCTTATACAGCAAATTTTAACTCTTGGTCTTGTCATATAATTACTTTATTTTCAATTTCTTCTGTCATTGACAAAAGGTTAAGTTTGCCGTCATATTCCGCACTAAATGCAAAAGGTTTGTTGTCAAGAATATACTTGTAAATATACCAATCAGTTTTTGGCGTTGGCACTTTCAATAAGTCTTCAAAGCCAATCCACATCAAAGTCCCTTCGTTACAATTTGGTGGTTCAACAATATCAATATCTGCGATATATACATAGCCTGTCCAATTGTATTCTGTCGGAGAGGTTTCTGTCAAAATCCCACAATACTTCATTGTATCAACTTTAATTCCTGTTTCTTCAAAAGTCTCACGTATGGCTGACTTTAAAGGACTTTCAAAAGGGTCAAGTTTGCCGCCAACTGGTGTAAAATTGTCTTTGTTTGGCTCTTTAAGTCTTTTGAGCAACAGGAATTTGTCCTTATGTCTCAGAATGCAGAGTGTCGCAACTCTCTTAAGTCCTATCGGAATTTTATTCATTCAATGTCTTTTTTTGGGTGAGGCATAACTTGTTTATTTATGCACCGTTGGTTCACTTATTTGCCGAATAATGGACAAGTTGGTGAACCATGGGTCATTTTTATTTTTTCAAATAAAACCTTCCACCTTCATCTAAAAAATACCCACTACTGGGTATTTTACAACAAGGCTAGTCTTTATTTAAAGGTTGTGTCCGTTGAGGATGGTGCCGTCTTTGACAGTTTTAAGGTAGGTGATCGCTTTGCCATCTTCGCCCACTTCGCATACCCGATAGGAAGGGAAGGGGTTTCCCCAGCTTCCTCCGAAGTGGCCTGACCATAGAAATGGCTTTTTTCGGTAGATCATTTGCCCATCGATATCATGGTCATGTCCATGGAAGGTGGCTTTTACATTGGGATAAGAAGTGACAAGATTTAAAAAATCGGTGCAAGCCACTCCATTTCTCGTCCAGTCATTCTGGGAAATGTGCACAAATACAAATACCTGGGACAGCTTCCGGTATTCCTCGAGGATGGTTTTGGTAAAATCCAGATTTGCGCAGAGGTATTCCCCCTTTTCATTGGAGCAATCTAGGAGGAGCATGCCGTAATCGTCTTTTTCGATAAATGAAAAATCAGTCGGCTGATTCATCACGCTTAGGAAGGTGCTAGGAGGTACACGGTCATGGTTGCCACGCGTGGCATACCAAGGCATCTGAAGTTGATCATATACTTTCCGCACTTCGGGAAGAAATTCGGGTTGGTCGTGAATCAAATCCCCATTAAAAAGGACAAAGTCCACGTCTTTTTCCCGGTGGATGGCCTCGATCAGATTTCGGTGGGAAGTTTCAAAATCGGTATTTGGTTGGCCCCAGTGTCCGTCAGAAGCTGTGATAAATTTGAGACGGCTGGCTTTTGGGAATTCCATTTTCCCATAGGAAATAAAAGGCATGGTCATCAAGGAAGTACTCGCTAAGGTGAGTTTTTTTAAAAATGGTCTTCGGTTCATGGTTTCAAAATAGTGAATTAGGTGGGAATAGGGAAGTTCTTTTTTACATCCCCCCGGCCCCCTTGTGAAGGGGGAGTTGCTTCTGCGTTTATCAAAGGCTTTATTTAGGGTTGGCTTGGATATTCCCAAAAGCGAGTGAGAATTATTTTAGCGCAATTCCCCCTTTTTAAGGGGGTAGGGGGGATTGCGGTTTTTGATACGAATTGCCACTTGCTAAATAAAATCAGAGATGACTCTATCAATAAATAAAGGCTGAACTCTTTCGAATCCAGCCTTCAAAGTCCTGTGATTACTTCAATTTTCTACTCCTTAGTCGTCTCAATCACTCCGCGGAAGTAGCCCACCGATTCAGCAATCCCCATAAATGGATTATCCATATTCCGCTCATGTTCCAGGCTACACACGCCTGTATAGCCTACTTTTCGAATCATTCGGACCATCGCTGGAAAATCAATAATTCCACGGCCAATCTCCAAGGAGTAACCCAATTTGGTCGGGCCAGTCACATCTTTGATGTGCATGTCAAAGACACGGGTATGGTATTTTTCCATGTCTGCAACAGGGTCTTTGCCATTTCGGGTGTCGTGCCCGATGTCCAAGCACATGCCCATTCGGGGATCTAGATCTTTGGTATGGTTCCACACTTCATCGGCATCTTGATAGATCTTGATATCCGGCCCATGCAAGTGAATGGCGAATTTGAAATCATACTCTTGTACCTTTTTTTCGACATAAGGCAGTAGCTCCACATTGGGTACGCCTACAATCAATTTTACTCCGACGCGCTTGGCATAGGCAAATGCCCGATCAACTTCCTCTTCAGATTTCATGTAAATCGGCCCAACGGCATAACCAGTCACCTCATGGGCTTTCAGTTTTTCATGGAAAGCCGCGATCTCTGCATCGGTACTGTTCATGGGTAAATGAAAATCCTTGATGCACAAATAATGCACGTCCAAAGCCTGTAAGGTTTCGAGGGTCTTGTCAAGGTCAAATCTAAAGAAGGTATAGCCAGCGATTCCTACTTTGAAGGTCTCGCCTGTTTCAGGTGGAAGTTGCGGTCCGGGTCTGGTTTCTTGGGCTTTGCTTATCGTCAGCGATAGGGCAAGCAAAAGCATCAAAAGCGTTGATTTCATGGGTTTGTGTTTGGGTTTTCAATGGTTATATGGAATCTCACTGTGATAATGACTGTCCCCGTGATTGAGGACTGGCATGCTCGATTTCATATGGGTGAGTTTGGATTCGTTCAAACAAGTTAGCAATTGCAGGCAAAAGAGGTTCTGTGGTACTGCCAAATACTGCGGAATCGTTTGCTCTAAAAAAGAGGAGAGGTAATTTCAAATTCCTGAAAACAAAAAAAGCGGAGTGGTAAACTCCGCTTAGTTCTATAATTGTTCTGGATAATTCTATTGGGTCCGAATAGTCAATTTTTCAATCTTCCCATTCAGACTTTAAATCACAATTTCTCTTCAACCCATTTTCTAGCATTTACAAACGCTTCCATCCAAGGGGTGAAGTCGTCGTTTCGTTCGCTAGGGTAATGCGCCCAGTTCCAAGGCTTCAAGCTTCGTTCGATATGTGGCATGATGGCCAGATGACGTCCGTCTTTCGAAGCGATCCCCGCTGTCGCAAAGTCAGAGCCGTTTGGATTTCCTGGATACGCTGCATAGCTGTACTTCATGGCGAAGTTGTATGCATTTTCGACTTTTGGCAAGAAGAATTTTCCTTCTCCGTGAGCTACCCAAACTCCCAATCGCTGTCCGCTCAGGCTACCAAGCATGACGGAGTTATTTTCTGGAACGGTCACATTCACAAAACTAGACTCAAATTTATGGCT
Above is a window of Algoriphagus sanaruensis DNA encoding:
- a CDS encoding phosphoribosylanthranilate isomerase, with amino-acid sequence MTRPRVKICCISSIEEAKLAVEYGASALGLVGHMPSGPGVIGDELIYQIAKAVPPPISTFLLTSETKPQNIIHHYKRVNTTTIQIVDELEKQEYQSLRDELPNVKLVQVIHVIDENSVKEAIEVSKYVDAILLDSGNPNLSIKELGGTGRTHNWELSREIRKAIPIPLFLAGGLNKNNVRQAIETVQPFGLDLCSSVRTEGQLDRQKLKDFFNAIGH
- a CDS encoding DUF6600 domain-containing protein; translation: MKTILNKTGLGGLALGLILLFSSGLNAKAENHAYSGVSFQVFYDALTPFGDWVKDARYGYIWLPAVYDDFHPYGTNGHWVMTEYGNTWVSDYDWGWATFHYGRWYFDDYYQSWAWIPGYEWAPAWVSWRSGGGYYGWAPLGPGVSINVRINIPTRHWVFIPTARIYHQNVWGFYSPYAHHRTKIKIINRTTVVNNTVVYNNYSVYAGPSRREVERVTRQAVPVYNIRSSEAPGRAAVARNEVRLYRPEINESRGRTAEARPSRVMDANEVRSARSSRQVGPATSSGSSTNRGAYENPSPRREASPSGRGNQGSFDLKQAPAETRTRGTSGPSTRSTAPSRQETRPAPSRESQVRSSSPSSNREAVNPRNSAPARSSDVRQPQQRTQSAPNVRSAPSRPTETRTSAPTRSQGRTEVKSSSPARSSSSAPARTQSSSSGRGKSREKNN
- a CDS encoding WD40/YVTN/BNR-like repeat-containing protein, giving the protein MKRILSIFLLLGSISAFSQTFDSSFPLKYRNIGPFRGGRSVTATGVVNDPLTYYFGTTGGGLWKTSDAGQHWENISDGYFTTGSVGAVAVSESNPNIIYVGMGEHAPRGVMTSYGDGVYKSTDAGKTWKKLGLEKTQHISRIQIHPTNPDVVYVAAQGALHAPTEDRGIYRSFDGGLTWEKTLFVDNMTGAVELSMDMNFPEILYAAMWEHQRFPWQVKSGGPGSGLYKSTDAGKTWKKIETGLPAEKGKMAVSVSRANSDKVYALIESDTYKDLGGLFVSDNGGESWTLINKSNRLTQRAWYYIEVFADPANEHKVYVQSAPMLVSIDGGKSFEDVDGAHGDYHDLWINPKNPNNMILADDGGGSISFNGGKTWSVQSNMPTAQFYRINVDNQFPYRIYGGQQDNTSVVISSMALGRGGITEEHWNYSAGGESAFLAFDPDDPRYVLGGSYQGTIEVLDMQTQGSTNIMAAPIQYLGMDAKDMKYRFNWNAPIIWSQHEPNTFYHAAQVLLKTSDWGKTWTEVSPDLTRNEKAKQGKGGVPFTNEAVGAENYGTIAYVIESPHEAGVIWTGSDDGLVQLTRDGGKTWTNVTPKGLQECLVNAIDVSPNDPATAYIATTRYKFNDYTPALYKTTDYGKTWTNISKGIPYGAFTRVVREDTEKKDLLFAGTEQGMYLSRDGGATWTSFQLNLPVTPITDLKVAHNDLIVATSGRSYWILDELNIVREVQSKVDKITLYTPEKVLLGNWYSSMNGGNLDGFTGTHPFHGHNPANGMVINYHLPETFADSTELILEVLDSKGNLVRKLSSKSNPDYQSYEGAPAPDPKLSTRKGPNRFVWNLRYPTIPGIPTAYIESSYSGHKAIPGTYTLRLSAGGVSVEAKGEIADIPGYNLTPADYQAYHEWMSSLEAEVTTMHTLVNTAKNYQSQLADLVKKLDQKSEYKDLKNAGETLIKELQTWDEAMVQRRSTAYDDVENFPNKFTANFMFMMNHGESSIPRINEGTKAEYARLMEEWKPLKAEAERLLQTAIPAFNKLATEKGVGVLFVK
- a CDS encoding metallophosphoesterase family protein, which gives rise to MNRRPFLKKLTLASTSLMTMPFISYGKMEFPKASRLKFITASDGHWGQPNTDFETSHRNLIEAIHREKDVDFVLFNGDLIHDQPEFLPEVRKVYDQLQMPWYATRGNHDRVPPSTFLSVMNQPTDFSFIEKDDYGMLLLDCSNEKGEYLCANLDFTKTILEEYRKLSQVFVFVHISQNDWTRNGVACTDFLNLVTSYPNVKATFHGHDHDIDGQMIYRKKPFLWSGHFGGSWGNPFPSYRVCEVGEDGKAITYLKTVKDGTILNGHNL
- a CDS encoding NUDIX hydrolase, which gives rise to MNKIPIGLKRVATLCILRHKDKFLLLKRLKEPNKDNFTPVGGKLDPFESPLKSAIRETFEETGIKVDTMKYCGILTETSPTEYNWTGYVYIADIDIVEPPNCNEGTLMWIGFEDLLKVPTPKTDWYIYKYILDNKPFAFSAEYDGKLNLLSMTEEIENKVII
- a CDS encoding sugar phosphate isomerase/epimerase family protein, which translates into the protein MKSTLLMLLLALSLTISKAQETRPGPQLPPETGETFKVGIAGYTFFRFDLDKTLETLQALDVHYLCIKDFHLPMNSTDAEIAAFHEKLKAHEVTGYAVGPIYMKSEEEVDRAFAYAKRVGVKLIVGVPNVELLPYVEKKVQEYDFKFAIHLHGPDIKIYQDADEVWNHTKDLDPRMGMCLDIGHDTRNGKDPVADMEKYHTRVFDMHIKDVTGPTKLGYSLEIGRGIIDFPAMVRMIRKVGYTGVCSLEHERNMDNPFMGIAESVGYFRGVIETTKE
- a CDS encoding sensor histidine kinase; this translates as MHIYHSLSQVKPLSKYSYKFLFIAFLGIHIPLIGIIFYILLGNHGQLSQGQVILWVLIFTLIATGITLYILNHLLVPLTLSKNALEKYVRTRELPNLPVTYKDEAGVLMQKVQSTLMTMDEFVQAKNDMIDLISHDLRSPINRNLGLVELAISENKDPEIEDYMKMIQKETQKQIDLLGFLLEQLRREEIEIIEDQKEIISLNDLIQQKLETLDGTIAQKNLDIQLEISKGLSVKVEPELFGQVLQNLIHNACKFSNPDQKITISAGYELDFVKIQVKDSGVGFSPSASERLFKRFTEMGRKGTLGEESTGIGLYLSRRIVERHSGSLKGNSEGKNLGATFEIRIPK